A section of the Acanthochromis polyacanthus isolate Apoly-LR-REF ecotype Palm Island chromosome 1, KAUST_Apoly_ChrSc, whole genome shotgun sequence genome encodes:
- the hgfa gene encoding LOW QUALITY PROTEIN: hepatocyte growth factor a (The sequence of the model RefSeq protein was modified relative to this genomic sequence to represent the inferred CDS: inserted 1 base in 1 codon) has translation MTCNGEDYQGKMDHTESGKECQRWDSVRPHKHHFQPKKYRDKDLKDNYCRNPDNRLRPWCYTMDPKTPWEYCNITVCDSDPSEDADVNITTSCVQGKGTDYRGTMNVTPEGVTCQRWDSQXPHNHSFLPQNFKCKDLRENYCRNPDGADYPWCFTTDPNQRIANCTHIPRCDAEDTQKIECYEDNGEMYRGTLSTTRSGIPCADWSHHINSGDSHSTVSYVGLEKNYCRNPDRDKHGPWCYTNPNNRLAWDYCKLKHCESTVASQPNSVTKPKISCFVHINTRIVGGHQVRGTDGSWVVSIQREKVHLCGGSLIREDWVLTDQQCFTSCVPDLRDYSVQVGLRHLNESSSHPRLRISRLICGPEGSNLVMLKLADPAPVSEGASTIHLPVKECHITEGTNCTMYGWGETKSTDFFHPHAQPLSMLMMT, from the exons ATGACGTGTAACGGGGAGGATTACCAGGGCAAAATGGACCATACAGAGAGCGGCAAGGAGTGCCAGAGATGGGACTCAGTGAGGCCTCACAAACACCACTTCCAGCCCAAAAA GTATCGGGACAAAGATTTAAAGGACAACTACTGTCGGAACCCGGATAATCGTCTCCGTCCCTGGTGCTACACCATGGATCCCAAAACTCCATGGGAGTACTGTAACATCACCGTGTGTG ACTCAGACCCCAGCGAAGACGCTGATGTCAACATAACGACGTCCTGCGTCCAGGGAAAGGGCACAGATTACCGAGGCACAATGAATGTCACTCCAGAGGGTGTGACATGTCAGCGCTGGGACTCTC TTCCCCATAACCACTCCTTCCTTCCTCAGAACTTCAAGTGCAA agACCTTAGAGAGAATTACTGCCGCAACCCGGATGGTGCAGATTACCCATGGTGCTTCACTACAGACCCAAATCAGAGGATAGCCAACTGCACCCACATCCCCAGATGTGATGCAGAGGACACTCAAAAAATAG AGTGTTATGAAGACAACGGAGAGATGTACCGGGGCACTTTATCCACAACTCGATCAGGGATTCCCTGTGCAGACTGGTCACATCACATAAACAG tggGGATTCTCACTCTACGGTATCCTATGTAGGGCTGGAGAAGAACTACTGCCGGAACCCAGACCGGGACAAGCATGGCCCCTGGTGTTACACCAATCCAAATAACCGCTTGGCCTGGGACTATTGCAAACTGAAGCACT GTGAATCTACAGTGGCTTCTCAACCAAACA GTGTGACAAAGCCTAAGATCTCCTGCTTTGTGCATATAAACACCAGAATAGTTGGAGGGCATCAAGTGCGAGGTACAGACGGCAGCTGGGTAGTAAGCATCCAAAGAGA GAAGGTTCATTTGTGTGGCGGCTCATTGATCAGAGAAGACTGGGTTCTGACAGACCAACAGTGCTTCACTTCCTG TGTTCCAGATCTCAGGGATTACAGCGTTCAGGTTGGTCTGCGCCACCTCAATGAATCTTCAAGTCACCCGAGGCTGCGGATCTCTCGCCTGATCTGTGGCCCCGAAGGATCCAATCTGGTTATGCTGAAACTAGCAGA TCCTGCCCCTGTGTCTGAGGGTGCCTCCACCATTCATCTCCCAGTAAAAGAGTGTCACATTACTGAAGGCACCAACTGCACCATGTATGGATGGGGGGAAACCAAAAGTACTGACTTCTTTCACCCACATGCCCAACCACTTTCCATGTTAATGATGacttaa